A stretch of DNA from Desertibacillus haloalkaliphilus:
CAGATGCTTAAAGGTATATTTGAGTATTTCTTTGGGGATGTTAACTTAAAAGAAAATCATTTAATGACTGACCCTGAACAACGGGCATGCTCATACTCGACAGTTTTATTACCGAAGTAATTATGTGCTGAGTATTTGACACGATTTTGCCACTCATAAATCATTTACAACAGAATATTTTGTCATATATAATTACTATGATAAGCTTATTTTACCTGTACCCACTTGATCATGTGGAAGGCAGGAAGAAACATTAACGAGAAGGAGGGGAAATGTATGGATCGGATGTTTCGAGTACTAGCTTTTTGGACAGGGATCTTTTCTGTCTTATTCTATGTTGGAGATATGTTAAACATGGCTTTGCTATTTTTCGCTCAAACAGGCGCATTCTTAGCTTTAGGTTATTTGAATTTATCTGAGCGTATGTATATGTACATCTTTGGCGCGTATTTAACAGTATTCTTTGTCGGCTTTACCTACTACTCAACATTTATTATGGTGCCGGGTGTTGGTGGTCACTAAAAACAAGAATGTGTCTTACATACATTGACACAAAATCACAATAAGAAAAGCGGTGCTATTGCACCGCTTTTCTTCATGAATCGGGCGAGAACACTCGTGACTTAAGTCATGTGAGGTTCAAGACTTATGTAGGGGATTATGACTAAGTGATTGATAATTTCCATTGTACTTCAAATTTTTTTGCTGGAGAAGGACATTGAAAAAAGGGCTCATGCCATTATCAGTGATGAGGCTGCGAATGGCTCGATT
This window harbors:
- a CDS encoding DUF2626 domain-containing protein; amino-acid sequence: MDRMFRVLAFWTGIFSVLFYVGDMLNMALLFFAQTGAFLALGYLNLSERMYMYIFGAYLTVFFVGFTYYSTFIMVPGVGGH